The Chelonoidis abingdonii isolate Lonesome George chromosome 9, CheloAbing_2.0, whole genome shotgun sequence genome has a segment encoding these proteins:
- the C9H15orf61 gene encoding uncharacterized protein C15orf61 homolog, whose translation MLLLRQLQEAALRRLLAPAGGPAAKPKASEVLSRHLRQRGLPRWTSYCVKYSAVRNDQFGLSHFNWQVDGANYHVLRTGCFPFIKYHCSRAPRRDLALQNAAFTALKLLNAGIPTLLYGIGSWFLVSVTETVHTSCGPVTIYFLNKEDEGAMY comes from the exons ATGCTGCTCTTGCGGCAGCTGCAGGAGGCGGCCCTGAGGCGGCTGCTCGCGCCCGCCGGGGGGCCCGCCGCCAAGCCCAAGGCCTCCGAGGTGCTGAGCCGCCACCTGCGGCAGCGGGGCCTGCCCCGCTGGACCTCGTACTGCGTGAAGTACAGCGCCGTGCGCAACGACCAGTTCGGCCTCTCGCACTTCAACTGGCAGGTGGACGGCGCCAACTACCACGTCCTGCGCACGGGCTGCTTCCCCTTCATCAAGTACCACTGCTCGCGGGCCCCGCGCCGCGACCTGGCGCTGCAGAACGCCGCCTTCACCGCCCTCAAGCTCCTCAACGCGG GCATCCCAACTTTATTATATGGAATTGGCTCCTGGTTTCTTGTTAGTGTCACAGAGACTGTTCACACAAGTTGTGGCCCAGTTACTATTTATTTTCTGAATAAAGAAGATGAAGGTGCCATGTACTGA